A genomic segment from Glycine soja cultivar W05 chromosome 18, ASM419377v2, whole genome shotgun sequence encodes:
- the LOC114395205 gene encoding nudix hydrolase 18, mitochondrial-like codes for MVAVVSQENVVALVSRTGRELQRYRKGRRQVVGCIPYRFKIGEKTCLDVSDELEVLVISSQKGKGMLFPKGGWELDESKKEAALRETMEEAGVRGIVGGKLGKWSFKSKTHDTFYEGYMFPLLVQEQLEFWPEQNVRQRIWMSVTEAREVCQHWWMKEALDRLVNRLSGQKQLGHHRDNNKQVLGSINCKGDAKSDLCK; via the exons atggtgGCTGTGGTTTCCCAAGAAAATGTTGTGGCATTGGTTTCTCGTACCGGTAGGGAGTTGCAACGTTATAGAAAAGGTCGTCGCCAAGTTGTGGG ATGCATACCGTACAGATTTAAGATTGGGGAGAAGACTTGCTTGGATGTTTCTGATGAATTGGAAGTTCTGGTTATTAGTTCTCAGAAAGGAAAAGGGATGCTATTCCCAAAG GGAGGCTGGGAATTAGACGAATCAAAAAAGGAGGCAGCTTTGAGAGAAACCATGGAGGAAGCTGGGGTGCGAGGCATTGTTGGG GGTAAATTGGGTAAATGGAGTTTCAAGAGCAAGACTCATGACACTTTCTATGAAGGCTACATGTTCCCTTTGCTTGTTCAAGAGCAATTGGAGTTCTGGCCAGAGCAAAACGTTCGTCAAAGAATATGG ATGAGCGTCACAGAAGCAAGGGAAGTTTGTCAACACTGGTGGATGAAGGAAGCTCTAGACAGACTTGTAAATCGTCTCTCGGGTCAAAAACAACTTGGTCATCATCGTGATAATAATAAGCAAGTTCTTGGTTCTATAAACTGCAAAGGAGATGCCAAATCTGACTTGTGTAAATAG
- the LOC114396224 gene encoding proliferating cell nuclear antigen-like: MDEAKEGYGESNNEGFLGEEEDDDYKDFYNDVNFNEGFLQLLRKNDNSGFRNGDVKENKPLLLSSGFMLQLFGSRFLNFKILGVAFIEEAFVYSQDKIYDFEMKLMDIDNEHLGIPEWFVNV, encoded by the exons ATGGACGAAGCCAAAGAAGGATATGGTGAAAGCAACAATGAGGGTTTCTTGGGcgaggaagaagatgatgattacAAGGACTTTTACAATGACGTCAATTTCAATGAAGGGTTTCTTCAATTGTTGCGCAAGAACGACAATTCAGGGTTCCGAAATGGCGACGTCAAAGAAAATAAGCCTTTATTGTTGTCGTCGGG GTTTATGCTGCAGTTATTTGGTTCAAGATTCCTAAATTTCAAGATTTTGGGGGTTGCTTTTATTGAGGAAGCATTTGTGTATT CACAAGAtaagatttatgattttgagatgAAGCTAATGGACATTGACAATGAGCACCTTGGGATTCCAGAG TGGTTTGTTAATGTTTGa
- the LOC114395179 gene encoding plasmodesmata-located protein 7-like isoform X2, with protein sequence MAKTKLTLLIISFFTTFSVVCLSSPADFFLYGGCTQQRYTSNSPYESNLNSLLTSLVNSATYSSYNNLTVVGSSQSDAVYGLYQCRGDLAMPDCAACVSRAVSRAGQLCPATCGGAVQLDGCFIKYDNVTFLGVEDKTVVLKRCGPSVGFGPVGSGERDAVMGGLAGSGGYFRVGGSGDVKGVAQCCGDLSFAECQDCVGDAIRRLRSECAAADYGDVFLGKCYARFSTNGAHAYNYNKAHGKSGNEGEKTFAIIVGLLAGVAILIIFLAFLRRICEGHGK encoded by the exons ATGGCCAAAACAAAACTAACCTTATTAATAATCTCCTTCTTCACCACTTTTTCTGTTGTTTGTCTCTCCTCCCCCGCGGATTTTTTCCTCTATGGCGGGTGCACGCAGCAGCGTTACACCTCGAACTCGCCCTACGAGTCTAACCTGAACTCGCTCCTGACCTCGCTGGTGAACTCGGCCACCTACTCTTCCTACAACAACCTCACCGTGGTGGGGTCCAGCCAGAGCGACGCCGTCTACGGCCTCTACCAGTGCCGCGGCGACCTCGCCATGCCTGACTGCGCCGCCTGCGTCTCCCGTGCCGTCTCCCGCGCCGGGCAGCTCTGCCCAGCAACGTGCGGCGGCGCGGTCCAGCTGGACGGCTGCTTCATCAAGTACGACAATGTCACATTCCTGGGTGTGGAGGACAAGACCGTCGTGCTGAAGCGGTGTGGGCCCTCGGTGGGATTCGGGCCGGTCGGGTCGGGTGAGAGGGATGCGGTGATGGGCGGGTTGGCCGGTTCGGGCGGGTATTTCCGGGTCGGCGGGTCGGGTGATGTGAAGGGTGTGGCGCAGTGTTGTGGGGATTTGAGTTTCGCCGAGTGTCAGGATTGTGTGGGGGATGCGATCCGACGGCTGAGGAGTGAGTGTGCTGCTGCGGATTATGGGGATGTGTTCTTGGGGAAGTGTTACGCTAGATTCTCCACCAATGGTGCACATGCTTACAATTACAACAAGGCCCATG GAAAATCGGGCAATGAAGGTGAGAAGACATTTGCAATAATTGTTGGATTATTAGCAGGAGTAGCTATACTCATTATTTTCCTTGCTTTCCTGAGAAGGATTTGTGAGGGACACG gtaaataa
- the LOC114395179 gene encoding plasmodesmata-located protein 7-like isoform X1, with protein sequence MAKTKLTLLIISFFTTFSVVCLSSPADFFLYGGCTQQRYTSNSPYESNLNSLLTSLVNSATYSSYNNLTVVGSSQSDAVYGLYQCRGDLAMPDCAACVSRAVSRAGQLCPATCGGAVQLDGCFIKYDNVTFLGVEDKTVVLKRCGPSVGFGPVGSGERDAVMGGLAGSGGYFRVGGSGDVKGVAQCCGDLSFAECQDCVGDAIRRLRSECAAADYGDVFLGKCYARFSTNGAHAYNYNKAHAGKSGNEGEKTFAIIVGLLAGVAILIIFLAFLRRICEGHGK encoded by the exons ATGGCCAAAACAAAACTAACCTTATTAATAATCTCCTTCTTCACCACTTTTTCTGTTGTTTGTCTCTCCTCCCCCGCGGATTTTTTCCTCTATGGCGGGTGCACGCAGCAGCGTTACACCTCGAACTCGCCCTACGAGTCTAACCTGAACTCGCTCCTGACCTCGCTGGTGAACTCGGCCACCTACTCTTCCTACAACAACCTCACCGTGGTGGGGTCCAGCCAGAGCGACGCCGTCTACGGCCTCTACCAGTGCCGCGGCGACCTCGCCATGCCTGACTGCGCCGCCTGCGTCTCCCGTGCCGTCTCCCGCGCCGGGCAGCTCTGCCCAGCAACGTGCGGCGGCGCGGTCCAGCTGGACGGCTGCTTCATCAAGTACGACAATGTCACATTCCTGGGTGTGGAGGACAAGACCGTCGTGCTGAAGCGGTGTGGGCCCTCGGTGGGATTCGGGCCGGTCGGGTCGGGTGAGAGGGATGCGGTGATGGGCGGGTTGGCCGGTTCGGGCGGGTATTTCCGGGTCGGCGGGTCGGGTGATGTGAAGGGTGTGGCGCAGTGTTGTGGGGATTTGAGTTTCGCCGAGTGTCAGGATTGTGTGGGGGATGCGATCCGACGGCTGAGGAGTGAGTGTGCTGCTGCGGATTATGGGGATGTGTTCTTGGGGAAGTGTTACGCTAGATTCTCCACCAATGGTGCACATGCTTACAATTACAACAAGGCCCATG CAGGAAAATCGGGCAATGAAGGTGAGAAGACATTTGCAATAATTGTTGGATTATTAGCAGGAGTAGCTATACTCATTATTTTCCTTGCTTTCCTGAGAAGGATTTGTGAGGGACACG gtaaataa